The Porphyrobacter sp. HT-58-2 genome has a window encoding:
- a CDS encoding M16 family metallopeptidase, with protein sequence MLLALSALSLPSALAAQDTAGAAARAPEEATAPVWAFEASDVPLDTGYIFGCLDNGMRYIIRRNATPEGTALVRMRIASGSLEETDSERGLSHYLEHMAFNGSKGVPEGEMIKLLEREGLAFGADTNASTGFEAITYMLNLPRNDEALLGTALMLMRETASELTISDEAVARERGVILAERRDRAGFQQRNFEDNIAFLAPGARYAERFPIGTIEVLETADAAQIRALYERTYVPANTVLVVIGDYPVELVEAAIRTRFADWQAAPAPLKPVTGPIDVSARGLTDIYLDPALSESVTISRLAQWRDEPDTLANRRAARLRAIGYAIIGRRLARLARMADAPFRAASFGSGDLFEDARITSLTISSVDGEWKKGMLAAVREVNQALTYGFTQAEVDEQIANIRTALENAAKAADTRGHSVFMGGALALVSDDQVPTTPEWQLAEFERSAAAITPQAVWQALLDDAAPLEDPLIRFTGRTAPEGGEAALRSAFGEGLALPIEAPTRDGPAVFGYDDFGAPGAVIEDSREDRFGIRRIRFANGVRLNLKRTDVRKDRIQVLVRVDGGSLLATRDDPLRVYLADSLAAGGLGRHDLDQLQTVLAGRSVAFGLSSQTDAFAMGGTTTPRDLELQMQVIAALLTDPGYRSEGVEQFRKGIDNFFRTLKSTPARAYGAAAGALLSDGDPRFSLQSQEAYMALDYDGLKAAISDRLATGAIEVAMVGDLDEDAAIAAVAATLGALPAREAEFRPREDARQRSFTPKRGLAVIEHEGEADQAQLRFIWPTTDDEDQAEDIRLSLLARVVRLELTDRLREELGQAYSPSASSATSSIYPGYGTFAILASIDVNEIEAARTAVLGLLADLREVGPSADLLERARKPVLDGYNNALKDLGGWMRLAGQAQSEPGQIDRWLRIPELVGAVQPEDIRAAALQYLDPAMAVEIRVVPARDRSAGEQQECPGTASAP encoded by the coding sequence CGACAACGGGATGCGCTACATCATCCGCCGCAATGCAACGCCGGAAGGCACGGCGCTGGTAAGGATGCGGATTGCGTCGGGATCGCTGGAGGAGACCGACAGCGAACGCGGCCTTTCGCACTATCTCGAACATATGGCCTTCAACGGATCGAAGGGGGTTCCCGAAGGCGAGATGATCAAGCTGCTCGAACGCGAGGGGCTGGCTTTCGGAGCGGACACCAACGCCTCGACCGGCTTCGAGGCGATCACCTACATGCTCAACCTGCCACGCAATGACGAAGCGCTGCTGGGAACGGCGCTGATGCTGATGCGCGAGACGGCGAGCGAACTCACCATCTCCGACGAAGCCGTTGCCCGGGAGCGGGGCGTGATCCTCGCTGAACGGCGCGACCGGGCTGGCTTTCAGCAGCGCAACTTCGAAGACAATATCGCCTTCCTTGCACCCGGCGCGCGTTATGCGGAGCGGTTTCCGATCGGCACGATCGAAGTGCTTGAAACCGCCGATGCAGCACAGATCCGCGCACTTTACGAGCGCACCTATGTGCCTGCGAACACGGTGCTGGTGGTGATCGGCGACTATCCGGTGGAGCTGGTCGAAGCGGCTATCCGCACCCGCTTTGCCGATTGGCAGGCCGCACCGGCACCATTGAAACCAGTCACCGGCCCGATCGATGTTTCCGCCAGGGGATTGACCGACATCTATCTCGACCCGGCCTTGTCAGAAAGTGTCACCATAAGCCGTCTCGCCCAATGGCGCGACGAACCCGACACGCTGGCCAATCGCCGGGCGGCCCGTCTGCGCGCGATCGGCTATGCGATCATTGGCCGCCGTCTCGCACGCCTCGCTCGGATGGCCGATGCACCGTTTCGCGCCGCCAGCTTCGGTTCGGGCGACCTGTTCGAGGACGCGCGGATCACCAGCCTCACGATCTCCAGCGTCGATGGAGAGTGGAAAAAGGGCATGCTGGCCGCTGTACGCGAGGTAAATCAGGCGCTGACTTACGGCTTTACGCAGGCCGAGGTCGACGAACAAATTGCCAATATCCGCACTGCTCTCGAAAATGCGGCCAAGGCTGCCGACACCCGCGGACACTCGGTATTCATGGGGGGCGCACTGGCGCTGGTCAGCGATGATCAGGTGCCGACGACCCCCGAATGGCAGCTCGCGGAATTCGAACGCAGCGCGGCTGCAATCACCCCGCAGGCGGTGTGGCAGGCCTTGCTGGACGATGCCGCTCCGCTCGAAGATCCGTTGATCCGCTTCACCGGACGCACCGCTCCCGAAGGCGGCGAGGCGGCGCTTCGCAGCGCCTTTGGCGAAGGACTGGCCCTGCCCATCGAAGCGCCGACACGCGATGGCCCGGCTGTCTTCGGCTATGACGATTTTGGCGCGCCGGGTGCTGTCATCGAGGACAGCAGGGAAGACCGGTTCGGCATTCGCCGTATCCGCTTTGCCAACGGCGTTCGGCTCAATCTCAAGCGCACCGATGTGCGCAAGGATCGCATTCAGGTGCTGGTGCGGGTGGATGGCGGCTCGCTATTGGCGACCCGCGACGACCCGCTCAGGGTATATCTGGCGGATTCGCTCGCGGCGGGCGGGCTGGGCCGCCACGATCTCGATCAGCTCCAGACCGTCCTTGCCGGGCGCAGCGTCGCCTTCGGGCTCAGCAGCCAGACCGACGCCTTCGCCATGGGCGGGACGACAACGCCGCGGGATCTGGAATTGCAGATGCAGGTGATTGCCGCCCTTCTGACCGACCCTGGCTATCGCAGCGAGGGGGTTGAACAGTTCCGCAAGGGCATCGACAATTTCTTTCGCACTCTGAAATCGACCCCGGCACGGGCCTATGGCGCTGCCGCAGGCGCGCTGCTTTCAGATGGCGACCCGCGCTTCTCGCTGCAATCGCAGGAGGCTTATATGGCGCTCGATTACGATGGCCTCAAAGCCGCGATCAGCGACCGGCTGGCGACCGGCGCGATCGAGGTGGCGATGGTGGGAGATCTGGACGAGGATGCTGCCATTGCGGCCGTTGCGGCAACGCTGGGCGCCCTGCCCGCGCGCGAGGCCGAATTCCGCCCGCGCGAGGACGCACGCCAGCGCAGTTTCACGCCAAAGCGCGGCCTTGCCGTTATCGAACACGAGGGCGAGGCCGATCAGGCGCAACTGCGTTTCATCTGGCCGACCACTGATGACGAAGATCAGGCAGAGGATATTCGTCTCTCGCTGCTTGCAAGGGTCGTCCGGCTCGAACTGACCGACCGGCTGCGCGAGGAGCTGGGTCAGGCCTATTCGCCCTCGGCCAGCAGTGCGACCAGCAGCATCTACCCCGGCTATGGCACCTTCGCGATCCTTGCTTCGATCGACGTGAACGAGATCGAGGCGGCCCGGACGGCAGTGCTCGGGCTACTTGCCGATCTGCGCGAAGTCGGGCCCAGCGCCGATCTGCTCGAACGCGCCCGCAAACCGGTGCTCGATGGTTACAACAATGCGCTCAAGGATCTGGGCGGTTGGATGCGGCTTGCCGGTCAGGCGCAGTCCGAGCCCGGCCAGATCGATCGCTGGCTGCGTATCCCGGAACTTGTCGGCGCGGTCCAGCCTGAGGACATCCGAGCCGCAGCGCTGCAATATCTGGATCCGGCGATGGCCGTCGAAATCCGTGTCGTGCCAGCCCGCGACCGCTCAGCAGGCGAACAGCAAGAATGCCCCGGAACCGCATCCGCGCCGTGA